TTTTCTTCATGGGTTCGTCCGGAATAGGCCCCTGGTTTTGTCCTTATTGTATCTTAAGTCATGCCTTTGTGGCGAGATGGAGGTGGTTCGGGAGAATAGAAGAGACCGATCTCAGAAGAAAGCTCTGGAGTTCGAAACCAGACCTGCGTCCTCAATGGGAAGTCTCAGTGGACTCCTTGGCAGTCTCGCTCTTTTTCAATCTTGAACGGTAATCCTCAATTGCCTTATGAAGGGCATCCGCGGCAAGATTCGAACAATGCATCTTGGTCGGAGGAAGCCCGTCCAGGGCTTCGGCAACCACTTTGTTCGAAATGGCAAGCCCCTCTTCAATGGTTTTTCCTTTGACCAGCTCAGTCACCATACTGCTCGTGGCAATTGCCGCCCCGCAGCCGAATGTCCGGAACTTGACGTCTGCGATTCTGCCGTCCTCTATC
The genomic region above belongs to Candidatus Eisenbacteria bacterium and contains:
- the nifU gene encoding Fe-S cluster assembly scaffold protein NifU translates to MYSEKVMDHFRNPRNVGEIENADGIGEIGNPVCGDIMRLSVKIEDGRIADVKFRTFGCGAAIATSSMVTELVKGKTIEEGLAISNKVVAEALDGLPPTKMHCSNLAADALHKAIEDYRSRLKKSETAKESTETSH